ACAGGTTGGCGCCGAAGGTCTCGCGGAAAAGCACGTTGATCACGCCGATGCGCGGACTCAGGAGCAGGATCCAGGCCAGGGCGGCGATGATCACCGGGAAGGCCCGGGGCACGATGCCGAGCTTGGCGAACACCCGGCCGTAGGGCATGTCGGTGCGCTCCACCAGGAACGCCATGGTAACGCCCAGCAGGACGGAGATGGCGGCCGTCATGAAGGCGAACACCAGCGAGTTGAAGACCAGCGTGGGGATGTCCGCCGGGATGCTGATGGTGAGGGCGCGGATCCAGTTGGCCAGGGTGACGTGACCCGGAGCCACCGGCGAGGCCGACCAGAAGCTTCCGAACACCAGCGCCGCCACGGGGACGAGGATGACGACGGCGATGACCACCATCAGGATGGCGTACACGGTCCGCATGGCGTTCTCGGTGTGCATGCGCCGGTCTCCGTTGTTCGTTGCCGTTCCCGGGGCGTTCCCCCTGGAATGTCACGTCACTTGGTCCGCTCCCGTGGACACTTCGTTCCCTTGCGCGGTCAACCCGCGCGCATCCCCGGCTACGCGGTGCGCAAGAGGAATAGCTGGCCCGAGATGTAGCGCGCGGCGTCCGATATCAGGTAACGGATCAACCCCGTGATCTCGTCCTTCTGGGTAAAGCCTCCGAGGAGCGGAGACGTGGCCTGCTTCCGGGACCACTGCTCTTCGGACATGCCCGCCCGAGCCATGTCGGTCTCGGTGGCGCCGGGTCCGATGGCGTTGGCGGTGACGTTGTAGGGCGCCAGCTCGATGGCCAGGGTCTTGGTGAAGGTGATGACCCCGCCCTTGGACGCCGCGTAGTGGGAGCCCATGGCCTGACCCGTGACCCCCCGGCCGGAGGCCACGTTGATGATGCGGCCCGATTTGCGCTCGGCCATGTGGCGCCCCGCCGCCTGGGAGCACAGGAAGAGCCCGGTCAGGTTGATGCGGATGACCCGTTCCCATTCCTCTGCCGGCATGTCGAGCACGGGGCAGCGCTTGATGACCCCGGCGGCGTTGAGCTGCACGTCGATGTGGCCGTACTTGTCGATGGCTGCCGCGATCATGCCGTCCACGCTGGTCTTGTCGCCCACGTCCACCGGCACGGCCAGGGCCTGGCCGCCGGCCTTTTCGATGTCCGCGACCAGCGCCTGCGCGCCCTCGCCGTTGAAATCGGCCACGACCACGCTGTGTCCGTCCTCCGCCAGCGCCCGGCAGATGGCCGACCCGATGCCGCCCGCGCCCCCGGTTACCACCACGACTTGTGACATGTCACCTCCCGGAAAAAGGACGCATTTCAAACCCAGCCGCTACGGCGTCCGCAGCAGGAACGTCTGGCCGGTGATGTACCGCGCCGCGTCGGACACGAGATAGCGCACCAGGCCCGTGATCTCGTCCTTCTGCGTCAGCCCGCCGTGCAGCGGGTCCAGGGCCAGGATGGCCTGCCACTGTTCCTCGGTGTAGCCGGCCCGGGCCATGGGCGTTTCGGCGCGTCCGGGGCAGATGTTGTTGACCAGGATGTTGTCCTCGGCGACCTCAACGGCCATGGTCTTGGTGAACGCGATGACGCCGGCCTTGGAGGCCGCGTAGTGCGCCGATCGAGGGGCGCCGGCGATGCCGCGCCCGGAGGCCACGTTGAGGATGCGCCCGCCCTGGCGCGCGCGCATGGCCGCGGCCGCGGCCTGGCTGCACAGGAACACGCCGCGCAGGTTCACCCGGATCACCCGGTCCCACTCCTCCTCGGTCATCTCGGCGATGGGAAAACGGCTCATGAGGCCCGCGAAGTTGATCTGCACGTCGAGCTGCCCGTAGGCGTCGACGGCGCTCTGCACCATGGCTTCGACGCTCTGCTTGTCGCCGACGTCCACGCCCACCGCCGTGGCCTCCTTGCCCTCGGACTTGAGTCGGGCGGCCAGCGCCTCCGCGTCGTCCTTCCTGAAATCGGCGACCACCACCCGAAGCCCGTCTTCCGCCAGCGCGGCGCAGACCTCGGATCCCAGGCCTCCGGCACCTCCGGTTACTATAGCGACATCGGCCATGCGTTCACGTTCCTCCTTGTTTGCGGTTCAAGCCTGGCGCACGGTGCCGCGTACGATCGAACGGTGCCCGTCCAAGCCAGCCGATCCATATCCCGGCGTGGATCGAAAAGCAACCCGGAACCCAGGTTGTGTCGATCAATGCCGGTGGCTCACCCGCCGCGCCCGGCGTGGTACGCGGCGAACGCGCCCTCCCACCGGCGGCTGAAGAGGCGCCACAGGTTCGCGGCAACCCGCTGCACCATGAACAGGCTGAACCCCGCCCACACCCCGAACAGGCCCAGTTCCAGGTGATAGGCGAGGCCGGTGAGCGGCACGAACAGCAGGAGGCCGCCCGCCAGCATGGCCCACATGAGAAAGCGCGTGTCGTGGGCGCCCAGGATGAAGCCGTCCAGGGCGAACGCGATGCCGTTCAGGGGCTGAAACACCGCCAGCAGCAGGAAGGCCTCGGTCCGGACCACCCCTTTCACCGCCTCCGAGGCGGTGAAGAGCGCCAGAAGCGGTTCCTGCAGCGTCAGGTAGGCGGCGCCGAACACGGCGCCGCCGGCGCAGCCCCAGACGAGCAGCATGCGGCCGAGGCGCCGCGCCCGGCCGACGTCGCCGGCTCCCAGGTGCCGTGCCACCAGCGTCTGACCGGCCACCGCGAGACCGTCGATGGTGTCGGAGCAGAAGATGAAGAGCTGGAAGACGATCTCGTAGGCGGCCAGATACACCGGCCCCATGCGCGCCACCATGGCGGTTGCGAACACCAGCGAGAGCCGGAGGCCGGCGGTGCGCACGGCCAGGTGTCCGGCGATCCGGGAGATGTTGCGGAACCGGCGCAGGTGAAGCTTCCGGCTCATCAGTTGGTAGAGGCCCGTGTAGTCCGAGAAGAACAGGAGCCGCATGTACAACAAGATGCCCAGGGCGTGCCCGGCCACCGCCGCCACCGCCGCGCCCCGCAGGCCCAGGGCCGGAAACCCGAAGCCGCCGTAGATCAGCGCATAGTCCAGCACGATGTTGACGCCGCTCATGAGGAACGCCACCAGCATGGGCGAGAACGTGTTCTGGATGCCCCGCAGGAAGCCCACCGCCGCGTAGATGGAGAAGAGCATCGGTATGGTGGCGCAGCGGATGCGGAAGTAGGGTACTCCCTGGGCGGCCACTGCCGGGGTGGCCCCCATGAGGGCATAGAGCTCGGCGGCGAACAGGAACAGGAGGGAGGCTACCGCGAGCCCGCCGCCGACACCGAGCACCAGGGCGTGCCGGAAGATCTCGCCGCAGGCCGCGTAGTTGCGCGAGCCGTACTGGCTGGCCACGAGGCTCGTGGTGCCAAAGATGAGGAACGCGAATATCCAGACCACCGCGCCGATGAGGCTCGTGGCGATGGCCTTGGCGGCCAGCGGCTCCACCCCCAGGTGGCCGATCATGGCCGTGTCGGCGATGTTCAGGACCGGTTCGCTGGCAATGGCCAGGGAGGCCGGGACGGCCAGCCGCAGCAGCTCCCGTCCGTCCGGCGCCGGAGCCTCGGGCGCCACGGCGCCATGCGGGCTAGAAATGACCCGGCCCGCCTTGCGTGTAGATGCGGACGCGCGCGCTCGCCCGGTCGAAACGCCGCCGCAGCCAGCGCTTGAACGCGTTCCGGGTGATCGGGATGAGCATAAGGAAGCCGAAGGCGTCGGTAAGGATCCCGGGAGTGATCAGCAGGAGGCCCGCCACCAGGATGATCACTCCGTCCAGCATCTCTTCCGCCGGGACGATGCCCTGGCTGAGGTTCCGCTGGATCTGCCCCAGGGTCCGCAGCCCTTCCAGCTTGGCGAGGAACGCCCCCACCACGCCTGTGCCCAGCACCAGGAGGATGGTGTTGAGGCCGCCGATGATCGAGCCCACCTCGATGAGGAGGTAAAGCTCCACCAGGGGGACGACGGTGAACAGCAGCAGGAGTCGCGTGAACATGAATTCCAGGCTACCGCAACGGGTCCACGACATCCAGGAAGAAAAGGGAAGACGTTGGGGTAACGTGGCAAAGGCTGCCAATGACATATCGTTTCCCCGCGCCCCTTGGGGCGTGACCCGGTCCTGACCACGCCACGACGCAGGTACAACAATAGTATGTCGGTTTCCTATTGGAACAGCGCCGGATGAATCAGCCGCGCCAGAATCTCCAGTCCGTCCACCAGGCGGGGTCCGGGACGGTTGAAGAACTTGGAGCCGTCGACCGCGAACACCTGTCCGTTGGCAACGGCCGGAACGGCTTGCCACGCGGGCAGGTCCTTCAGCGGTTCCCATTCCCTGAGTGTGCGGGATTCGTCGAAGCCGCAGGGCATCAGCACCATGACCTCCGGCGCCGCTTCCGACAGGGTCTCCATGGACACTCGGGCCGAAGGCTCGTGTTTTGCTGCCAGGACGTCCGTCCCGCCGGCAAGCTCCACCATCTCGGGCACCCAGTGGCCGGCGGCGTACAAGGGGTCCAGCCACTCAAGACAGGCCACCCGCGGCCTGACGGAGCCTTCCGGTACCTTGGCGGCGACGCGCTCCACCCGCTCCCGGAGGCCTCCGACCAGAGTTTCCGCTCGACCCGAGGTTCCGGTGGCGTTTCCAACCCGCGCGATGTCCGACAACACCTCCCCAAGGGAACTCGGTGAAAGCGACAGCACCCTCGCCGGTGGCTTCAGCGTGCCGGCGGCGGCCATGACGTCGTCGTAGCCCACGGCGCAGACGTCGCAGAGGCCCTGGGTGACGATGAGGTCGGGGTTGAGGCGCCGCAGGAGCTCAAGGTCGAGGCCGTAAAGGCTCTCTCCACGGCTCAACGTGCGTTGCACCCTGTCGTCGATCTGGCGGCTGGTGGAGCTGTCCGAGTCGATGCGACCGCGAACCACCACGGGCTTCTCCCGGGCCTCCGCGGGGTAGTCGCATTCATGGCTGACGGCCGTCACCGAGTCGCCCAGGCCCAGCGCGAAGGCGATCTCGGTCGCGCTCGGCAGGAGAGTGCAGATACGCATGTTTTCAGTCATAGGAGACCCGAAGGGAGTTTGCAACGGAACCACGCCGCCCCCCTGTCCGTCCGCGCGGGCTTGAAAGGCGCATCGCGGTGGTCTATCTTTACTGGCGGCTTGTATGTTACACGCCACCAGGATCGCGGTTTCGCCGACGGGTTCACCCAGGAGGTTTCGATGCCGATAACCAACAGTCTTCCCGAGACGGTCTTCACCACCCGGGTCGACGATCTGTTGAACTGGGGCAGGGCGTCGTCCCAGTGGTACATGCTGTTCGGGCTGGCCTGTTGCGCCATCGAGCTCATGCAGACCGGCGGCCCCCGCGCGGACCTCGACCGGTTCGGTTGCGTGCCGCGGGCCACGCCGCGCCAGTCGGACCTGATGATCGTGGCCGGCACCTTGACCTACAAGATGGCCAAGCGCACCCGGCTGCTCTACGACCAGATGCCCGATCCCAAGTACGTCATCTCCATGGGAAGCTGCTCCAACTGCGGCGGGCTGTTCCAGATGGCCTACTCGGTATGCAAGGGCGTCGACAAGATCGTGCCGGTGGACGTGTACGTCCCGGGTTGCCCGCCGCGCCCCGAGGCCCTGACCGAAGGGCTCTTGCGGATACAGGACAAGGTCATGCGCGAGCGCTGGCTGGTCAAGGGCTCCGCGGCGGCCGAGGCGCGCTGAGGCACGAGGCACCGCGGCGGCGTCCTCGCCGCGGTCCGTTCACTTCAAGTCAATCGGATACAGGCGGCGGCGGTCCGGCGCACCTTGCGGCCGATCGGAGGATC
This genomic stretch from Deltaproteobacteria bacterium harbors:
- a CDS encoding SDR family NAD(P)-dependent oxidoreductase, coding for MSQVVVVTGGAGGIGSAICRALAEDGHSVVVADFNGEGAQALVADIEKAGGQALAVPVDVGDKTSVDGMIAAAIDKYGHIDVQLNAAGVIKRCPVLDMPAEEWERVIRINLTGLFLCSQAAGRHMAERKSGRIINVASGRGVTGQAMGSHYAASKGGVITFTKTLAIELAPYNVTANAIGPGATETDMARAGMSEEQWSRKQATSPLLGGFTQKDEITGLIRYLISDAARYISGQLFLLRTA
- a CDS encoding SDR family NAD(P)-dependent oxidoreductase, encoding MADVAIVTGGAGGLGSEVCAALAEDGLRVVVADFRKDDAEALAARLKSEGKEATAVGVDVGDKQSVEAMVQSAVDAYGQLDVQINFAGLMSRFPIAEMTEEEWDRVIRVNLRGVFLCSQAAAAAMRARQGGRILNVASGRGIAGAPRSAHYAASKAGVIAFTKTMAVEVAEDNILVNNICPGRAETPMARAGYTEEQWQAILALDPLHGGLTQKDEITGLVRYLVSDAARYITGQTFLLRTP
- a CDS encoding MATE family efflux transporter — its product is MAPEAPAPDGRELLRLAVPASLAIASEPVLNIADTAMIGHLGVEPLAAKAIATSLIGAVVWIFAFLIFGTTSLVASQYGSRNYAACGEIFRHALVLGVGGGLAVASLLFLFAAELYALMGATPAVAAQGVPYFRIRCATIPMLFSIYAAVGFLRGIQNTFSPMLVAFLMSGVNIVLDYALIYGGFGFPALGLRGAAVAAVAGHALGILLYMRLLFFSDYTGLYQLMSRKLHLRRFRNISRIAGHLAVRTAGLRLSLVFATAMVARMGPVYLAAYEIVFQLFIFCSDTIDGLAVAGQTLVARHLGAGDVGRARRLGRMLLVWGCAGGAVFGAAYLTLQEPLLALFTASEAVKGVVRTEAFLLLAVFQPLNGIAFALDGFILGAHDTRFLMWAMLAGGLLLFVPLTGLAYHLELGLFGVWAGFSLFMVQRVAANLWRLFSRRWEGAFAAYHAGRGG
- a CDS encoding FxsA family protein, with the protein product MFTRLLLLFTVVPLVELYLLIEVGSIIGGLNTILLVLGTGVVGAFLAKLEGLRTLGQIQRNLSQGIVPAEEMLDGVIILVAGLLLITPGILTDAFGFLMLIPITRNAFKRWLRRRFDRASARVRIYTQGGPGHF
- a CDS encoding cobalamin-binding protein yields the protein MRICTLLPSATEIAFALGLGDSVTAVSHECDYPAEAREKPVVVRGRIDSDSSTSRQIDDRVQRTLSRGESLYGLDLELLRRLNPDLIVTQGLCDVCAVGYDDVMAAAGTLKPPARVLSLSPSSLGEVLSDIARVGNATGTSGRAETLVGGLRERVERVAAKVPEGSVRPRVACLEWLDPLYAAGHWVPEMVELAGGTDVLAAKHEPSARVSMETLSEAAPEVMVLMPCGFDESRTLREWEPLKDLPAWQAVPAVANGQVFAVDGSKFFNRPGPRLVDGLEILARLIHPALFQ
- the nuoB gene encoding NADH-quinone oxidoreductase subunit NuoB, translated to MPITNSLPETVFTTRVDDLLNWGRASSQWYMLFGLACCAIELMQTGGPRADLDRFGCVPRATPRQSDLMIVAGTLTYKMAKRTRLLYDQMPDPKYVISMGSCSNCGGLFQMAYSVCKGVDKIVPVDVYVPGCPPRPEALTEGLLRIQDKVMRERWLVKGSAAAEAR